A segment of the Mangrovimonas sp. YM274 genome:
AAGGAAAAAGAATATGTAAAAGATATTACCATCGACACCGATTTTGAATTGCTATTCCCCGATGATTACATCAATAATATTACAGAACGCCTCAATCTTTACACGCAACTAAATGATATAAAAACTGAAGACGCCCTTCAAAAATTTGAATCGGAATTAGTTGATCGTTTTGGCGAAATGCCATTCCAAGTGGTGGATCTTTTGGACAGTGTACGCATTAAATGGATTGCAGCCAAAATGGGCCTTGAAAAAGTAATTATGAAAAAAGGCAAACTTATTGGCTATTTCATAAGCGACCAACAAAGTAGTTTTTACCAAAGTCAAGGCTTCACCAAAGTCTTACAATACGTACAATCTAATCCTCAAGCCTGCAAGATGAAAGAAAAAGAAACCCGTACAGGCCTTAGACTTCTACTAACATTTGACCATATAAAAACAGTAAAACAAGCCTTAAGTAGACTAAAAGATATATGAAAGGAAGCCATCTAAGCCATGTCTTTTGGCTAACTCTTGCCACCATTTTCATTAGCACTTCGGGAGCTTTGGGCAAATACATCGATATGCCCACAACGGTAATCATATGGTGGCGGTCCATTTTGGCTGCTGTATTCTTGTTTCTCTACTGTCATTTTAAAAAGATTCCTCTGGAAATTCATTCCAAAGACCGCTTTACTTTTTTGATAAGCGGATTACTTATGGGAGGCCATTGGATCACCTATTTTTACGCCTTAAAACTTTCCAATGTTGCTATTGGCATGCTATCCCTATTTACATTTCCCGTAATTACGGCATTATTGGAACCCCTATTTTCAAAAGTAAAATTCGATCCCATTCACCTTTTGTTGGGAGCCCTGGTTGGCTTTGGCATTTATATGTTAGCACCTGAATTCAGTTTGGAAAGCGGCCAATTTAAAGGTGCTTTGTTTGGTATTGCATCTGCCCTGTGTTATTCCGCTCGCATCTTGATTTTGAAACAGCATGTGGCCCGCTATAACGGCATTATGCTCATGTTCTATCAGGTGGCCATTCTATCCTTCGTTTTACTCCCATTCATTTTTCTTTTCGGTTTTGGAAAGGTTTCAGAACAATTTCCCTATGTTTTGATGCTTGCATTAGTAACCACAGCTATTGGCCACACTTTATTCATACAAAGCCTACGCTTTTTTGAGGCTAGTACGGCCAGTATTATAAGTAGTACCCAACCCATTTTTGGGATTATAATCGCTTATCTATTTTTAAATGAAAGGCCTACATGGAATACGTTTATTGGAGGAACATTAATTATATTTACTGTTATGATCGAAAGTTTTCGATCTTACAAAAAAAACGCCTCAGTCTAAATTTGGCTTAGTTATTGAGCATACAACCAACCATAGTCCTAATAAAAACCACATGAAAACACTTGCACATCTTTTATTGTTCCTACCCACGGTATTGATAGCCCAACATAAGGTTTCCGGCAAATTTACGCCCGCAAAAGATTACACCTATGCGCTGCTATACGAAGCCACTCCAACAGGGACCAATTTTGTGGATAAGAGCGAAATTGAAGAAGATGGCAGCTTTCATATTCAATTGGAGAGTTCTGTAAAACCGGGTATTTATAAAATTGTATATGCCCTACCCCCAGAAGAATACAATTTTGATTTAATCTATAACGGCAAAGAAGATGTAGCCCTCAATTTCAGCATTGAAAAGGGATTGGAATTCACAGCTTCCAACGAAAACAAACTTTGGTCTTCATATACCAAGAGTATGGAGCTGGTAAATATGGCTATTAGTAATTTTTATTCCCAAGAAAGTGCGGACCATGAAGCCTACAAAGATATTTTTAAAACCTTGGAAGACACTCAAAAAGGTTTTGAAGACGCTTCAAAAGGCACCATGGCCCATACGTTTATTACTGCCAATGCTCCCTACATCCCTCAAAGCTTTGAAGACCTCTCCACCTACTCCAATAATTTAAAACGTACCTATTTTAAACATGTAAATTTTTCCAATCCGCTATTGTTGAGCTCCGATTTTTTGAACGACCGAGTGCTGGCCTATGTATTTGGGATGGCTGCAGGGAGCGACAACGCAATTTACAAAGCCAATGTAGATGCCTTAATGGATACTATGAAAGAGGCCGACCCCATGGTACGAACTTCTTTGTTGCAAACCGTTTGGGACCGTTTTACTATAATGGAAAATACAGAAGTGGCCAATTACATAATTGATACTTACCTAGAAGACCTAGCCAAGAAAACCAACAATGGCGAACTGAGTAGAGCAATTATCAACTACAAGAAAAATGCGGTTGGAAATAAAGCCCAAAACTTTGATATGACCATACAAAAAGATGGCAAAGAGGTATCGACCACTCTATACGATTTGGATATAGCCGACCGTTATCTGGTAATTTTTTGGAGCAGCACCTGTTCCCATTGTCTGGCTGAATTACCACAGGTAAAAACTATTATTCCAAATGATATGCAGGTGATAGCAATTGGTCTAGAAAACAACAGCAAAACATGGGATTCTGAAAAATTGAAATACCCAAACTTTATCCATGTACTGGCTTTGGGAAAATGGGACAACAAATTAGCCGAGGACTATAATGTAACCGGCACACCTTCTTACTTTCTATTGGATAAAAACAAGATCATCACTTCAAAACCCTACGATATTGAAGAACTGAAAGAAGGTTTAAAGTAAACCCCTCATTTTCCATTGGGCCTGTTGATACTTTAACACTCTTAAAGCAAGTGCGGAATACGCAATACCTGTCCTGGATATATTTTATCGGGGTCTTTAAGCATGGGCTTATTGGCATCAAAGATAATGGGGTATTTCATGGCATTGCCGTAGTATTGTTTGGCAACCTTGCCTAGGGTATCTCCACTTTTAACCGTATAAAACTGGGCTTCAGGCTCCTTGTGCTCAACAGTCATCTGATCGTCAACCGTAGCAATCCCATTGGTGTTTCCAACAACTAAAACAACTTTTTCTTTGGTAGATTGATTGTAAGCCATTCCTGAAACCGTGGCCATATCTCCAGAAATTTCCACTTTTAACCCCTTTACCTTCAAGTCTAGATCGGCAATGGTTTCTTCTAAATTTTTAGCTGCTACTGCTTCGGCTTCCATTTTTACAGCAGTTGCTTCTGCCGCTTCTTCAGCCTCTGTTTTTCCTATGCCAAACACACTGGCTCCTGCGTCTTTAATAAACGAAAATAACCCCATAACTATCTGATTTTTAAATATTAACAATTCAATATTGTAAAATTCAAAAAATAATAGTTCAAATCCAATTAAAGTTACTAACTAAAAAAGTAAGAAAAGAAGAAACGCTCACTCGAAGAAATCGAAGTGAGCGTTTTAGGAAACTAAATAACCAACCAAAATTTAGTTTCTATCGTTATATTTTGTTTCTAACTAACGTAGAATTTTAATTTGCAATCTATTTTGAAAGCACTTTTCAATCATTCTATTTTTGAGCAGCACCCTCTTTCTTAAGAACGCCCAAAGAAACAAAATCTTGACCTAACAAATCATAATCTAATGTTAAAGTTTTAAGTTACGAATTATCCCCCACATTTACAACACTTTAACCGTTAAATAACGCGGTAAATATAGGAAAGATAACTGCAACACACCTTTGTTTCCAAGAAAAATATTTTCATTAAAATATCCTGTCTAACATATCGCATATTCAACCCATCAAAAGTTATACAAATTGTAAAAGGTTTAGGCTAGATAATTCTCACATGTAAAGCATTTCCACAACGGACTTCAACCTTTAGTAACATTTAAGATTTATATTTTATGTATTTTTGGCCTACAAAATTGTGACAACAAATGAGCACCCCCTTAAAATATGCTGTTTTTGGAGCCGGAAGTTGGGCTACTGCCATAGTAAAAATGCTATGCGAAAACTTAAATGAAGTTGGTTGGTATATGCGCAGCAG
Coding sequences within it:
- the lysM gene encoding peptidoglycan-binding protein LysM — translated: MGLFSFIKDAGASVFGIGKTEAEEAAEATAVKMEAEAVAAKNLEETIADLDLKVKGLKVEISGDMATVSGMAYNQSTKEKVVLVVGNTNGIATVDDQMTVEHKEPEAQFYTVKSGDTLGKVAKQYYGNAMKYPIIFDANKPMLKDPDKIYPGQVLRIPHLL
- a CDS encoding TlpA disulfide reductase family protein, which gives rise to MKTLAHLLLFLPTVLIAQHKVSGKFTPAKDYTYALLYEATPTGTNFVDKSEIEEDGSFHIQLESSVKPGIYKIVYALPPEEYNFDLIYNGKEDVALNFSIEKGLEFTASNENKLWSSYTKSMELVNMAISNFYSQESADHEAYKDIFKTLEDTQKGFEDASKGTMAHTFITANAPYIPQSFEDLSTYSNNLKRTYFKHVNFSNPLLLSSDFLNDRVLAYVFGMAAGSDNAIYKANVDALMDTMKEADPMVRTSLLQTVWDRFTIMENTEVANYIIDTYLEDLAKKTNNGELSRAIINYKKNAVGNKAQNFDMTIQKDGKEVSTTLYDLDIADRYLVIFWSSTCSHCLAELPQVKTIIPNDMQVIAIGLENNSKTWDSEKLKYPNFIHVLALGKWDNKLAEDYNVTGTPSYFLLDKNKIITSKPYDIEELKEGLK
- a CDS encoding DMT family transporter, whose amino-acid sequence is MKGSHLSHVFWLTLATIFISTSGALGKYIDMPTTVIIWWRSILAAVFLFLYCHFKKIPLEIHSKDRFTFLISGLLMGGHWITYFYALKLSNVAIGMLSLFTFPVITALLEPLFSKVKFDPIHLLLGALVGFGIYMLAPEFSLESGQFKGALFGIASALCYSARILILKQHVARYNGIMLMFYQVAILSFVLLPFIFLFGFGKVSEQFPYVLMLALVTTAIGHTLFIQSLRFFEASTASIISSTQPIFGIIIAYLFLNERPTWNTFIGGTLIIFTVMIESFRSYKKNASV